In the genome of Anabas testudineus chromosome 4, fAnaTes1.2, whole genome shotgun sequence, one region contains:
- the rex1bd gene encoding required for excision 1-B domain-containing protein: MMVPTDSKSLIQRFYHLQSERLETYRLFEEGHEAYLRTGPHYDFDHYRQLVHEITQAFCGISKEVLEIKGRLHHEFDRPDLSEHIEKLQSKEKEKLELTARLQLARQQAQDHPEDEDWQEKIQEIKHEIIKNKEALSEIMQDFKYDSEECD; this comes from the exons ATGATG GTCCCCACAGACTCTAAATCCCTGATCCAGAGGTTTTATCATCTTCAGTCTGAGAGGTTGGAGACCTATCGCCTCTTTGAAGA AGGACACGAGGCCTACTTGAGGACAGGGCCCCATTATGACTTCGACCACTACAGGCAGCTGGTCCATGAAATAACCCAGGCCTTTTGCGGCATTTCCAAAGAAGTGCTGGAGATCAAGGGAAGGCTTCACCATGAGTTTGACAGACCAGACCTCTCAGAACACATTGAAAAGCTCCAGagcaaagagaaggagaaactTGAACTG ACAGCCAGACTGCAGCTGGCCAGGCAGCAGGCCCAGGATCACCCGGAGGATGAAGACTGGCAAGAAAAAATTCAGGAGATCAAGCATGA AATCATCAAGAACAAAGAGGCTCTGAGTGAGATCATGCAGGACTTTAAGTATGACTCTGAGGAGTGTGATTGA
- the fam78bb gene encoding protein fam78bb gives MGCIQSIACNKSRIKRENIVVYDLSATIDHCPTVIEENSPIVLRYKTPYFKASARIVMPPIARNETWVVGWIQACTQMEFYNTYGDIGMSSWELPQLREGLVRAISDSDGVSYPWYGNTTETVTIVGPTSKPSRFIVSMNDNFYPSVTWAVPVSESNTPLLTNIKRDQSFTTWLVALNTTSKEKILLHTIKWRMKVDIAVDPSLPLGSRARLVGRVHQDQPRVLTRMEPIPPNAMGRPNANDAQVLMWRPRRGPPLVVIPPK, from the exons ATGGGCTGCATCCAGAGCATAGCCTGTAACAAGTCGCGCATCAAACGGGAGAACATCGTGGTGTACGACCTGTCCGCCACCATAGATCACTGCCCGACTGTCATCGAGGAGAACTCGCCCATAGTGCTTCGTTACAAGACGCCCTATTTTAAAGCCTCTGCGCGGATTGTGATGCCCCCTATTGCGCGCAACGAGACATGGGTGGTGGGCTGGATCCAGGCGTGCACTCAGATGGAATTCTACAACACCTACGGAGACATCGGCAT GTCGAGCTGGGAGCTGCCTCAGCTGCGAGAAGGCCTGGTGAGGGCCATCAGTGACTCAGATGGCGTGAGTTACCCCTGGTACGGGAACACAACGGAGACTGTTACCATTGTTGGACCCACGTCCAAGCCATCCCGCTTCATCGTCAGCATGAACGACAATTTCTACCCGAGCGTCACCTGGGCTGTGCCAGTCAGCGAATCCAACACGCCCTTACTGACTAACATCAAACGAGACCAGAGCTTCACCACTTGGCTGGTGGCGCTCAACACCACGTCCAAGGAAAAGATCTTGCTTCACACCATcaagtggaggatgaaggttGATATTGCGGTGGATCCATCTCTGCCTCTGGGCTCCAGGGCCAGGCTGGTGGGCCGGGTGCACCAGGACCAACCTCGGGTACTGACACGCATGGAGCCCATTCCACCCAACGCCATGGGGAGGCCCAACGCCAACGATGCCCAGGTTCTGATGTGGAGGCCGAGGAGAGGGCCTCCGCTCGTCGTCATACCACCCAAGTAG
- the slc35a3a gene encoding solute carrier family 35 member A3a translates to MASSRLKYLSLGVLVFQTTSLVLTMRYSRTLQAEGPRYLASSAVVVAEVMKILACVLLVFKEHGYNMRALNSILRQEIVHKPIETLKLAIPSGIYTLQNNLLYVALSNLDAATYQVTYQLKILTTALFSVSMLGRRLGIYQWLSLLILMAGVALVQWPSESAPATEKETLSAGSQFVGVTAVLVACCSSGFAGVYFEKILKESKQSVWVRNIQLGMFGLVFGLVGMLAYDGERVKESGMFQGYNTVTWIVVALQALGGLVIAAVIKYADNILKGFATSLSIILSTLISYFWLQDFDPTSVFFLGAILVIVATFLYGYEGKPPSNPSRA, encoded by the exons ATGGCTTCATCCCGGCTGAAGTACCTCTCTCTGGGCGTGTTGGTGTTCCAGACCACCTCCCTGGTGCTCACCATGCGCTACTCCCGCACCCTGCAGGCTGAGGGCCCCCGGTACCTGGCCTCCTCAGCTGTGGTGGTGGCAGAGGTCATGAAGATCCTGGCCTGTGTGCTGCTGGTCTTCAAGGAGCACG GCTACAACATGCGAGCTCTGAACAGCATCTTGCGTCAGGAGATTGTTCACAAACCTATAGAAACACTGAAGCTGGCGATCCCTTCGGGGATCTACACCCTGCAGAACAACCTGCTTTACGTCGCTCTGTCCAACCTGGATGCAGCCACCTACCAG GTGACGTACCAGCTGAAGATCCTGACCACGGCTCTGTTCTCAGTGTCCATGCTGGGCCGCAGGCTGGGCATCTACCAGTGGCTCTCTTTGCTGATTCTAATGGCTGGAGTGGCTCTTGTGCAG TGGCCCTCTGAGTCTGCTCCGGCCACAGAGAAGGAGACGCTGTCTGCAGGCTCCCAGTTTGTCGGAGTGACTGCAGTTCTGGTGGCGTGCTGCTCCAGTGGGTTCGCTGGTGTCTATTTTGAGAAGATCCTTAAGGAGAGCAAACAGAGCGTCTGGGTCCGCAACATCCAGCTAG GGATGTTTGGTCTGGTGTTTGGTCTTGTTGGGATGCTGGCCTACGATGGGGAGAGAGTGAAGGAGTCAGGAATGTTCCAGGGTTACAACACAGTCACCTGGATTGTTGTGGCACTGCAG GCGCTGGGTGGTCTAGTCATAGCAGCGGTCATCAAGTATGCAGACAACATCCTCAAGGGCTTTGCTACATCCCTCTCCATCATACTGTCAACTCTTATATCATACTTCTGGCTGCAGGACTTCGACCCGACGAG CGTGTTCTTCCTGGGGGCCATTTTGGTCATTGTGGCCACTTTCCTATACGGCTACGAAGGAAAGCCTCCCTCCAACCCCAGCAGGGCATAG